Proteins from a genomic interval of Medicago truncatula cultivar Jemalong A17 chromosome 3, MtrunA17r5.0-ANR, whole genome shotgun sequence:
- the LOC11430709 gene encoding small glutamine-rich tetratricopeptide repeat-containing protein alpha: MDHSLSVSCHAATTPSPKRSWIPSCTTKAQQQPLKEIRVCTNRACRKQGAFQTLETLSGIAPPNVSVKSSGCLGKCGAGPNLVVLPDYLIIRYCGTAARCLETMVSLFGGGDNSLDALALRKMADVELEKKNFAEAELLLSQAIDLKPFGGIHVTFKCRSSVRLELGNYLGALQDANEALILAPEYSEAYICQGDAYLALNKFDLAEQSYLACLDIDPSIRQSKSFKARITKLQEKLASVNTS; this comes from the exons atggACCACAGCCTCTCTGTAAGTTGTCATGCGGCGACGACCCCATCACCCAAACGAAGCTGGATTCCTTCATGCACCACCAAAGCCCAGCAGCAGCCGCTCAAAGAAATACGGGTATGCACCAACCGTGCCTGCCGCAAACAAGGAGCCTTTCAAACTCTAGAAACCCTCTCTGGTATCGCTCCGCCAAACGTCTCTGTAAAGTCATCCGGTTGCTTGGGTAAGTGCGGTGCTGGTCCCAACCTGGTGGTCCTTCCTGATTACCTCATTATCCGCTATTGCGGGACGGCTGCTCGTTGTTTGGAGACCATGGTAAGTCTGTTTGGTGGAGGAGATAATAGTTTGGATGCTCTTGCTTTGAGGAAGATGGCTGATGTTGAGTTAGAGAAGAAAAATTTCGCTGAGGCTGAGCTTTTGCTCTCTCAG GCTATAGATTTAAAACCATTTGGAGGTATACATGTCACATTTAAATGCAG GTCATCTGTAAGGCTGGAATTGGGAAACTACTTGGGTGCCCTCCAAGATGCTAATGAGGCTTTGATATTAGCTCCCGAGTATTCAGAG GCTTATATCTGCCAAGGTGATGCCTATTTGGCATTGAACAAATTTGATTTGGCAGAGCAGTCATATTTAGCATGTTTAGATATAGATCCTTCGATCCGTCAGTCTAAATCATTCAAG GCTCGGATAACAAAGCTTCAGGAAAAACTTGCTTCTGTTAATACATCATAG